The Rhodanobacter sp. LX-99 genome segment AGCTGGCCCCACAGGTCGTACACCGCGATCTCCACCGCCGCCTTGGCGCTGGTGTTCTTCTCCATCGAGGACTGGATCAGCTGGGTGAGGTGGTTGAGGCTGGCGATGTCCTGGCCGATCAGCCTTGGGGAGATGTAGTGGCGGATCGCGTCGATGATCGAGCCGTGGGTATCGCCGGTGATCACCGCGGTGGCCGGCGCCTCGCCGTAACCGACCTGGCCCGAGTCGGTATGCACCATCACCACGATGTCCTCCACCGTGTTGACCGTGCGCAGCGCCGTCTTGAACGGGGTCTTCAGCGGCACCCGCAGCATGCCGAACTGGATATCGGTGATTTTCATGGGCAAGCCTTCATGGAATCTGTGTCCTTTTTCTTCTTGGTGCAGGCGCGCTCAGTGGCGGATGCGCACGATGCTGGTCATGCGGTCGACAAAGGTCTGCTTGTCGTTGAACAGCATCGGCAGCAGCGGGGTCACCGAGACCGCGTTGAGCTTGACGTGCGCCTTGCTGCCGTCCGCCTTGCGGTAACTCATGCCGCCCACGTCGTGGATCACGTAGGGCTGGCCGTACAGCTGGCCGATCACCATCATCACGTGGCCGGGGATGTAGACCAGGTCGCCCACCTGCAGCGCGTGCACCGCCTTGATGCGTTCTTCGCGGCTGTCCTTCGCGGTGAACGCGCGGTGTTCCAGCGCCGGGCTGATCGCCTGCTTGCTTGTATTGCGCGGCATCTGCACGCCCATGCTGCGGTACACGTCGGAGACGAAGCCGCTGCAGTCGCGGCCGTCGTAGGCGTGGCCCCAGCCGTAGCGCTCGCCGAGGAACTTGAACGCCTGGCGGACGATGTTGGCGCGGGTCAGCGGCAGGTAGTCGGCGGCGGTGTCGGTGTTCTTCTGCAGCAGCGCCGGGCTGAATCCCAGCGAGCCGTCGGCCTTGCGCAGCGGCAGCTCGATCACGTGCGCGGCGTACGGCGTCTGGCCGTTGACCGGCTGATCCGGCGGCAGGTTCGTCAGCACCGGCACGCGCGTACCCATGTCCAGCTGCAGCTGCGATACCGCCGGCTGCTCGCGGGTGAACACGGTGCGCTCGACCGCGCCGGTGATCACCCGGTACGGCGCCTTGTCGGCGTAGCCGAACACTTCGGCCGCGCTGCCTTCGGCCACGTTCTCTTTCTCGGTCCAGGCGGCGTAGCGCGGACTGACCACGAACAGCCACTTGCCGTCGGCGCTGGCGTGCACGATCGCCACCGGCGTGCCGGGAAACTCGGCGGTTTCCTGGAAGCGGTCGATGTCGGTGTCGCCCTTCGTGCTGAACACGCGCAGCGTGGTGGGGAACGTGCGCAGCGCGGCGCGGCGCACCACCAGGCCGTAGCGCGTCTTCTGCTGCGCGGGAATCGCATCGAGCGCGAGGTTGCCGACCACGGCGTCCAGCGTGGCGGCCGGCACCGGCTGGCCGTCGACGTCGAACAGCGGGCGGTCCGGCCGCTCGGACAGCGCCTCGATCCAGCCGGCGACCTGCTCGCGGCTCAAGGTTTTCGGCAAGGCGCGCAGATCGTGCATCGACGGATCGATCTGCAGCAACTTCGCGTTCTGCGCCTCGATCGCGGCGCGATCGAGGATCACCCGGTCGGGCTCGGCCTGCCGGCCGATCCAGAACGCGGGCGTGAGCTGCGCCTCGCCGACGCCGAGCACGCCGGACGGCGGCACGGTCAACGCATCGTTCGCCTCGTGCGCCTGCAGCGGGGCGCCGGCGAAGGCGAGCGCAAGCGCGGTGGCGGCAAGCAGGGGAAATCGCATCGTCTTGGTCCTATGTTGAAACCGCATCACCCACCCGCCAGCGTGGACAGGATCGTCGCCACCAGCAGGCCGAAGCCGGTGCCCAGGATGTAGCCGAGCAGGGCCAGCAGGATACCCACCGGCACCAGCGCGGCCGAATAGCTGGCCGCCAGGATCGGCGTGGCCGCCACGCCGCCAATATGCGCCAGCGAGGAGATCCCGCACAGGTACAGGTCGAAGCGGAACAGCTTGGCGAAGCCGACCAGCAGCACCGCGTGGATCGCGATGATGGTGAGGCCGCACAGCAGATACAGCGGCGCCGCGGCGATGCCCTGGAAGTTGCTCTGCGAGGCGAGCACCGCCACCACGCTGATCAGCATCGCGCTGGAGATCGTGCCGGCGCCGGGGAACTCCGCCAGCGGCGTGTGCGCCACCACCAGGCCCAAGCCGGTGGCCAGCAGGATCGTCCAGGTGGTCGCGCTGATCATGCCGGACACCGGCAGCCAGCCGGCCAGCCAGCCCGACAGCGCCGCCACCGCCAGCGCCATGCCCAGCCACAGCAGCACGCTGTCGTAGGTGGTCGGCGCCTTGGCCTTCACCGGCGCCAGCGGGATGTCGCCGCTGGATTTCGCCCGGGTCCAGCGGTTGAACGCCGGCGCCAGCCGCGCCACCGAGAACAGCACCACCACCCACATCGAGTAACCCAGCGCATCGGTCAGCAGCGACATCGCCAGGTAGGTGTCGGACATGCCGATCGCCTGCTTCACCGCGATCATGTTCGCGGTGCCGCCGACCCAGCTGCCGGAGAGCGCGGCCAGCGGCTGCCAGTCGTTGCCGGGCAGCCAGTGGCGATAGATCAGGTAGGTGCCGATGAAGGCCGCGAACAGGCTCAGCGAGGTGCAGGCGAACACGCCGAGAACCCGCGGGCCGAGCCGCCAGATCGCGCGCAGGTCGCAGTTGATCATCAGCAGGAACAGCAGCGCCGGCACCATGTGCGAGACCAGCATCGACTGCGCCGCCTTGATCTCCGCGTTGACCTGCCACAGCCCGGAAACCGCCAGCGCGGTGACCAGCAGGTAAGTCAGCACGATCGGCGGCAGCACCGAAAACACCTTCCAGCCGAAGCGGCGCTCCATTGCCGGAAACAAACCGGCGACCAGCAACATCAGCGCCAGGTAGGGCCAGACCGTATGGATCACATGCATCCCCTCGTGGATCGTTCGCGGGCATTCGCAGGCTGGCTGGTTTCCAGCATCAAGGAATAGCTGATTCTTATCGACTTCGATTGAAGCATAAATTATTGACCGGCATTTGCAAGCGTGTTACACAGCGGTTTCAGGGGATTCGTTGCGGGGACGTTTGTCGATGGATACGTTGCTACCTGTCGCACCCAAAGTACGCCGCCATGCACGTGGCTTGCGCGTCGTCGCGTCCCTGCTCGCCCTGCTGCTCGCCGCACCGCTCGCGTTCGCCGGCAACGGCGCCGACGGCAAGGCGGTCGCCCCCATCATCGCCCAGATCGACGCCGGCCACTTCAAGGCGGCCGACGCGGCGATCACCGGCGCCCTGGCGCAGCCCGGCCTGTCCGCCGACACGCGCAACGCGCTCGCGTTCCAGCGCGAACGCATGCGCCGCATCCTGCTCGACTTCACCCTGAGCGCCGACGAGGTCAAGGCGCGCGTGCGCAAGCAGATTCCCGACCTCGGCGACGCCGAGTTCGCGAAGTGGAACGCGGCCGGCCTGTTCGAGCACCAGGTCATCGACGGCAGGACGCTGTACTTCAAGCGTTCGCCCGGCAACCTGTTCCGGCTCAGCCCCGAAGCGGTCGCGCGGCGCGCCGTGCAGACGCCGATCGGCGACGGCCCGATGGAAGCGCTGAACGACCACCAGCGCGCGATCTACAAGACCGCACTGGCCGAACACCGCAGCAGCGTGCTGCCGCGCCGCCTGCGCATGACGCAGACGCTGACCGTGGACGCCGACGCCGTGCCCGCCGGCGAGACCGTGCGTGCGTGGATTCCATACCCGCGCGCGGTGCCGGGCCA includes the following:
- a CDS encoding SH3 domain-containing protein; its protein translation is MRFPLLAATALALAFAGAPLQAHEANDALTVPPSGVLGVGEAQLTPAFWIGRQAEPDRVILDRAAIEAQNAKLLQIDPSMHDLRALPKTLSREQVAGWIEALSERPDRPLFDVDGQPVPAATLDAVVGNLALDAIPAQQKTRYGLVVRRAALRTFPTTLRVFSTKGDTDIDRFQETAEFPGTPVAIVHASADGKWLFVVSPRYAAWTEKENVAEGSAAEVFGYADKAPYRVITGAVERTVFTREQPAVSQLQLDMGTRVPVLTNLPPDQPVNGQTPYAAHVIELPLRKADGSLGFSPALLQKNTDTAADYLPLTRANIVRQAFKFLGERYGWGHAYDGRDCSGFVSDVYRSMGVQMPRNTSKQAISPALEHRAFTAKDSREERIKAVHALQVGDLVYIPGHVMMVIGQLYGQPYVIHDVGGMSYRKADGSKAHVKLNAVSVTPLLPMLFNDKQTFVDRMTSIVRIRH
- a CDS encoding DUF819 family protein, yielding MHVIHTVWPYLALMLLVAGLFPAMERRFGWKVFSVLPPIVLTYLLVTALAVSGLWQVNAEIKAAQSMLVSHMVPALLFLLMINCDLRAIWRLGPRVLGVFACTSLSLFAAFIGTYLIYRHWLPGNDWQPLAALSGSWVGGTANMIAVKQAIGMSDTYLAMSLLTDALGYSMWVVVLFSVARLAPAFNRWTRAKSSGDIPLAPVKAKAPTTYDSVLLWLGMALAVAALSGWLAGWLPVSGMISATTWTILLATGLGLVVAHTPLAEFPGAGTISSAMLISVVAVLASQSNFQGIAAAPLYLLCGLTIIAIHAVLLVGFAKLFRFDLYLCGISSLAHIGGVAATPILAASYSAALVPVGILLALLGYILGTGFGLLVATILSTLAGG